DNA from Chrysemys picta bellii isolate R12L10 chromosome 13, ASM1138683v2, whole genome shotgun sequence:
TGCCGGAGGGGCATGGACAATTGGATTTACTGTTGCACTAGTAAACACCCTTCTTGTCCTAAGAGTGCACTTCTGTAAATTCAACAAAATCAACCATTTTTGTTGTGAAATCCCTTCCGTTCTGCATATCTCCTGTAGTGACACCTTGGCCAATGAGGTGGTAGTTCTCACATCCAGCGTTATTGTAGGACTGGGTTCGTCATCAGTTATCATTGTCTCTTACATTctcatcatctccaccatcctcagAATCCGCTCCACCGAGCGGCGTCACAAAGTCTTTTCCACCTGTGGATCCCACCTGACTGTGGTTCTATTATTCTATGTAACAGGATTTTTTAAGTACCTGAGACCAGCCTCAGGATCCTCCTTTGAAAAGCTAGTTACTGTGCAGTACAGCATCTTAACCCCTATGCTTAACCCCATCATTTACAGCCTGAAAAACAAAGAGGTAAAGACCGCCCTGTGGAAAGTCCTAGGGAAAGGCCCATGTTTTCCAAGCACAGTGGTTCCAAAATAATTGTTTAATAAAGGTGCATCCATGTATGCCAGTAAACCCCTGGTTCTGTTTATCTTTATGAGTATTGCAAAGTGAAAATTagaattttcttcccatgggaaaTTCTAGTATTTCAACATTCGTTTTTTGCCCTGaaaacaagcacacacacacgcatctaTATCTATAGCGACATAGATAGAAATAGAGATAGAAATAGTGAAATGAAAAgttctgaaaattttcaatttggaaatgatAAGATATTTTACTTTGGCCTTTTTcaattgaaagaaaacatttcagtgttcctgaattgaaatattttggtccCCTTTGTTGGGGGACTGACTTTTAAA
Protein-coding regions in this window:
- the LOC101952836 gene encoding olfactory receptor 5A2-like produces the protein MKIFLFLVFLVIYLITLLGNMLIMLVIRADPHLHTPMYFFLSNLSFVDICYSSITVPKMLVNFLSQQKTISIDSCLIQMFFFLASGTTEIFMLSAMAYDRYEAICHPLNYIQNISKWVCIQLAGGAWTIGFTVALVNTLLVLRVHFCKFNKINHFCCEIPSVLHISCSDTLANEVVVLTSSVIVGLGSSSVIIVSYILIISTILRIRSTERRHKVFSTCGSHLTVVLLFYVTGFFKYLRPASGSSFEKLVTVQYSILTPMLNPIIYSLKNKEVKTALWKVLGKGPCFPSTVVPK